A DNA window from Bacillus sp. E(2018) contains the following coding sequences:
- a CDS encoding FAD-dependent oxidoreductase produces the protein MKGEKSADIVIIGGSTGGCAAALSACKMGYKVIMTEETKWIGGQLTSQAVPPDEHRWIEQFGCTQSYRSFRNKVREHYLTQYSVKPEHQHLLFNPGNSLVSRISHEPKAALHVLNEMLAPYVHNGLLTILTEHKITSVQCDGDYIKTATVIHETSQREWILHGTYFLDATDCGDVLPLAGAQYVTGAESQKQTDEPHAVQGEPEPHNMQAITHCFAVDYREGEDHTISKPESYSFWREYQPDIWPDRLLSWTASQPVSLKPITYSLMPNANQFSLFQYRRLIDSSQFDNKDFPHDISLINWPQNDYLPGPIFEIEEKQRLFHLQQAKELSLSLLYWVQTEAPRHDGGLGYPGLKLRPDVVGTDDGLAMYPYIRESRRIQAECTVLEQHLSAEIRGDKGALHYEDSVGIGCYRIDLHPSTGGDNYIDISSLPFQIPLGSLIPVQFQNLLPACKNIGTTHITNGCYRLHPVEWNIGEVAGFLAAYSLHKNTIPRHVRNHDPLLKDFQKMLTQQGIELQWPVIHAV, from the coding sequence ATGAAGGGTGAAAAGTCAGCAGATATCGTAATTATTGGTGGAAGTACGGGTGGATGCGCTGCAGCTTTATCTGCATGCAAGATGGGTTATAAAGTCATTATGACCGAAGAAACGAAATGGATTGGCGGGCAATTGACAAGCCAGGCAGTTCCACCTGATGAACATCGCTGGATCGAACAATTCGGATGCACACAATCGTATCGATCGTTTCGAAATAAGGTAAGAGAACATTACTTAACTCAGTATTCAGTAAAACCAGAGCATCAGCATCTGTTGTTTAATCCAGGTAACTCACTTGTTAGCCGAATCTCACATGAGCCAAAAGCGGCACTTCATGTGTTGAATGAGATGCTAGCACCCTATGTACATAATGGACTACTTACGATATTGACCGAACATAAAATTACGTCAGTTCAATGTGACGGTGATTATATAAAAACGGCTACAGTCATTCATGAAACTTCCCAAAGGGAATGGATACTGCACGGAACCTATTTTCTCGACGCAACGGATTGTGGGGATGTGTTGCCACTTGCAGGAGCACAGTACGTCACTGGGGCAGAGTCACAGAAACAAACGGATGAACCGCACGCCGTTCAAGGAGAACCAGAGCCCCATAACATGCAGGCGATTACTCACTGTTTTGCCGTTGATTACCGTGAAGGGGAGGACCATACGATAAGTAAACCTGAATCGTATTCCTTTTGGCGTGAATATCAACCGGATATTTGGCCCGATCGCTTGTTAAGCTGGACTGCTTCACAGCCTGTAAGTTTAAAACCGATAACATACTCTCTCATGCCAAACGCAAATCAATTCTCACTTTTTCAGTATCGAAGACTGATTGATTCCTCTCAATTTGACAACAAAGACTTTCCTCATGACATCAGTTTAATCAACTGGCCACAAAACGATTATTTGCCAGGACCCATTTTTGAAATCGAAGAAAAACAGCGTCTTTTCCATTTACAGCAAGCGAAAGAGCTCAGCCTATCCCTTCTTTATTGGGTGCAGACAGAGGCTCCGCGCCATGACGGTGGACTTGGATATCCTGGTCTAAAACTGAGGCCTGATGTTGTTGGAACAGATGATGGCTTGGCAATGTATCCATATATTCGTGAATCTCGTCGTATACAAGCTGAATGTACGGTGCTTGAACAGCATTTAAGTGCTGAGATACGCGGAGATAAAGGAGCTCTTCACTATGAAGACAGTGTTGGTATCGGGTGTTACCGAATTGATCTTCATCCAAGCACAGGCGGAGATAATTACATCGACATCTCTTCTTTACCTTTTCAGATTCCACTCGGCAGTCTGATTCCTGTTCAATTTCAAAATCTGCTGCCAGCTTGTAAAAACATCGGTACGACTCATATAACCAATGGATGCTATAGACTTCACCCGGTGGAATGGAACATTGGAGAAGTTGCAGGATTTCTAGCGGCGTACTCTCTTCATAAAAACACGATTCCTAGACATGTTCGCAATCACGATCCGTTATTAAAAGATTTTCAAAAGATGCTCACACAGCAAGGCATCGAACTCCAATGGCCAGTGATTCATGCTGTATAA
- a CDS encoding ROK family protein has translation MNQDISIGIDIGGTKIAAGLVTKKGTVVYKQVVPTATEGKDQVIFQLKQLLVDLFEATKRLGFPNVKGIGIGTAGQIDFENGIVRSGTDNIKNWNNVFLKEEVQKLYSMPVWIDNDVNVMALAESNLGAAKGYMHAVFLTIGTGIGGAVIQRGQLLHGDWGGAAELGHMSIDWNGPLCNCGFRGCLEAYASGTGVADRMTAYFEKYPELHDGSLETISARNVFQWAKEGNPHAQFILDDAMDALAYGTVNIMHAFNPALLVFGGGIVDQHSWMISDLQNRVRKLGISSLVQPVSFVKAAFGDEAGLIGAAYQSFIYRENVQREGASYEG, from the coding sequence ATGAACCAAGATATCAGCATTGGGATTGATATAGGAGGTACAAAAATAGCAGCAGGGCTTGTCACAAAAAAAGGAACAGTTGTATATAAACAAGTTGTGCCGACAGCAACAGAAGGCAAGGATCAGGTGATCTTTCAACTGAAGCAGTTGCTTGTGGATTTGTTTGAAGCAACCAAAAGACTAGGGTTTCCTAATGTGAAAGGCATAGGGATCGGTACAGCCGGTCAGATTGACTTTGAGAACGGCATCGTTCGAAGCGGTACAGATAACATTAAGAACTGGAACAATGTCTTCTTAAAAGAAGAAGTGCAAAAGCTATATTCTATGCCAGTTTGGATTGATAACGATGTAAACGTAATGGCACTCGCTGAATCAAACCTTGGTGCAGCAAAAGGATATATGCATGCAGTGTTTCTAACGATTGGAACAGGAATCGGTGGTGCTGTGATCCAACGAGGACAACTTCTTCATGGAGACTGGGGTGGAGCTGCTGAACTCGGTCACATGTCGATTGATTGGAACGGACCCCTGTGCAACTGTGGCTTTAGAGGGTGTCTAGAGGCCTATGCTTCAGGGACGGGTGTTGCTGATCGAATGACGGCATATTTTGAAAAGTATCCGGAGCTTCATGATGGTTCATTAGAGACGATTTCAGCACGAAATGTATTTCAATGGGCGAAGGAAGGAAACCCTCATGCGCAATTCATTTTAGATGATGCAATGGACGCTCTTGCTTACGGAACCGTTAACATCATGCATGCTTTCAATCCCGCCCTCCTTGTATTTGGAGGTGGAATCGTGGATCAGCATAGCTGGATGATTTCTGATTTGCAGAATCGTGTACGAAAGCTTGGCATTTCTTCACTTGTCCAACCTGTTTCTTTTGTAAAAGCGGCGTTTGGAGACGAGGCAGGCTTGATTGGAGCCGCGTATCAAAGTTTCATTTACAGGGAAAACGTTCAAAGAGAGGGTGCTTCTTATGAAGGGTGA
- a CDS encoding alpha/beta fold hydrolase, with protein MSLANYKPPLTKASDFKTFWDKRRETSVPLAKIDWQDHYPVKQVKVADVTLICRDGTPIRSWMILPNTKQKQIPAVIHFPGYTAGRGAIHEFLKYALMGVAVFCFEPRGQGISPDRAAYSRGNFLPGWMATDLENLENYYYVHVYEDMLTYLSWIKGLGCIDLERIAVMGESQGGGIALAAAGLDTDIKLVISDFPFLSHIEKGLELASGGPYVEVAHYFKYNDPKRDSYQQVMRNLSYVDAMNFCPDILCHALMSIGMKDTVTPPETVFAAYNHLASPTKEIDIYPDYGHEPNPFKEERRLEIIAQYLL; from the coding sequence ATGAGCTTAGCAAACTATAAACCTCCTTTAACAAAAGCATCAGATTTTAAAACGTTCTGGGATAAGAGAAGGGAAACGTCTGTACCTCTAGCCAAAATAGATTGGCAAGATCATTATCCGGTAAAACAAGTAAAAGTTGCAGATGTTACATTGATCTGCCGTGATGGAACACCGATACGAAGCTGGATGATCTTGCCGAATACAAAACAGAAACAAATACCCGCTGTTATTCATTTTCCTGGATATACAGCAGGACGTGGAGCTATCCATGAATTCTTAAAATACGCACTTATGGGCGTTGCCGTGTTTTGTTTTGAACCACGGGGGCAAGGGATCTCACCAGATCGTGCAGCCTATAGCAGAGGAAATTTCCTGCCAGGCTGGATGGCTACTGATCTGGAAAATTTAGAAAACTACTATTATGTTCATGTCTATGAAGATATGCTGACGTATCTATCATGGATCAAAGGCTTAGGTTGTATTGACCTTGAACGCATCGCAGTAATGGGAGAATCACAAGGTGGAGGAATCGCTCTTGCTGCAGCGGGTCTGGATACAGACATAAAGCTAGTGATCTCTGATTTTCCATTCCTTTCTCATATTGAAAAAGGACTAGAGCTAGCTAGTGGAGGGCCATATGTTGAAGTAGCGCATTATTTTAAATACAACGATCCTAAACGAGATTCTTATCAGCAAGTCATGAGAAATCTTTCTTATGTAGATGCGATGAATTTTTGTCCTGATATCCTTTGTCATGCACTTATGAGCATTGGCATGAAGGACACGGTCACGCCACCAGAAACCGTGTTTGCTGCATATAATCATCTTGCATCTCCAACGAAAGAAATTGATATCTACCCAGACTATGGACATGAACCAAATCCTTTTAAAGAAGAACGTCGACTTGAAATCATTGCACAGTATCTTTTGTAA